In Bradyrhizobium symbiodeficiens, the genomic stretch TCCTTTGGCTCGGACAAACTGCCCTTTTGGGCAAATTTGGACTCGCTTCGCGCAACAGCCAAAATTGTTCCTGTTGGCACAACTTCCGAGCCAGGGAAGCTGCCGGCGTGGGCAAGCCAGGAGCCGATATCGTCAGATCGGATTATGCTATCGATCGTTGAGCCATTGTGGACGGGGGCCTTGGCCCAGTCCGATCACGCCCTACCGGTCCCCACGGCGCTGGCGCAAAGGGGGCGACGGTGGGTGATGTTGACACCAGATGCGGCCATCCCACTGCCGCTTGCGCGACCTGGCAAGCCCGCGCGGCGTTCGGTGTCCAACGAGCCAAAGATGTCTGAGCCCACGCCATCGAAGTCCATGGCCGTCTCCGGCGCAGGTCTGGCAGTTCGGCAGTCCCAAGCAACTGCTGGAGCAGCAGTTGCGTTGCGTCCGCGTTCTTCCGGCCCTACTCCGACTTCAAGGTCGATTACCGCTCGCGAAGGCTCTCCTGCCGGTACTTCATCAGCGGCGACAACAAGTAGCCGATAATTCGGCGCGACCCAGTCTTGATTTCGGCGGTAATCGCCATTCCCGGCGACAGGCTAACGATCCTGTCGTCGATCTGAAGATGAGGGTCCGGTACCGAAATGCGAGCTACGTAGGTCATTTCTTGGCCCTTTGGCTCGCTGGTTGTGTTCATGGATCCTGTTGCCTGCTTGTCTGCTGTCTTTTCGCCAGACACGTCGCGCGTGACAGAGTCGGAAGAGATGCTCAAGACCCTTCCATGAAGAAGGCCGTACCTCGTGAAATCGAAGGTGTCTACCTTGATCGCGACCTCGTCGCCCGTATGAATGAAACCAATGTCCCGATTGTTTACGGAGGCCTCAATCTCCAAGCTGCTATCGACGGGCACGATGACCATCAGCGCTTGCGCGGGAGTTACCACACCGCCGATCGTATGAACGGCCAGTTGTTGAACCGTGCCGGATACGGGCGCGGTCAGCGATTGCAGCTTGGCCCGCTGTTCAGCCTTCGAAAGATCGGCGGTAAAACCCGCGGCTTTTCTTTCAGCTTCCGCAAGCTCCGCTAACAAGATTCGACGATACTCAGCCTTGGTCTGCGAGCGTGTTTCCAATATTGTCGTGATCGCGGCTTGCATTTCGGCGACATGACTCTTTTGAACCAATCGTTCCTGCTGGCTCTCAGTCAATTGCTGCAGGACCTCGAAATACTGCAGTCTCGATCCGAACTCATTGAGGTTCTTGCGAATGTTTACGCGCTCTTCAATGGTTGGAATAATTGCATCGAGTTTGCTGATCGTCGCAGAAATACTTGCCAGCGCAGCTTCCTTCTGCGCTTTCTGACCGTCCAGCGAAGCAATCTTGGCTCGGTGCTCTGAGACTTGCGCAATCAGAAACTGACGCTGCATGGCCACCCGATCTGGGCTGGCTGTCGCCGGAGGATGGAAAGCCCCCAGAGGATCATCCGTATCTGCAAGTGCCGCCCTCAATCTTGCCGTATCGAGTTGGGCAGATTGGAGGTCACTCTGGAGATGATTGATCTCGCCGTCATTAATTGTCGGATCGAGTTCGATCAACGTTTGACCAGACTTGACGAATTCGCCCTCAGAAACGCGAATAGAGCGCAGTACGCCCGTTTCAAAGGGTTGGATGATCTTACTGCGACCCGTCGGGATAACTTTACCAGTCGCGGTTGCCACTATGTCAACTCGGCCGAAAGCCGACCATGCGAGGCCCAGGACGAGCATCGCGAGTATCGTTGCCCCTATCGCGCGCCCAAGCGGCGAGGGGGGCGTTTCAACAATTTCGAGCGCTGCCGGCAGAAACTCGAGTTCTTCGTGATTACGCGGCTTGGGAGCGGTCGGGAATGGCAGCAATTTCGAAGTTGACTTCATTTTCATCTAATCCCATGAATTTATTGCATATTTCTGATCAACCTACAACGAATCCGTTTTTTGCCCGAGCCCGGGCTTTGAGAATAATGCAGCTTCTCTGCCAAATGGGGATATTTTGGGAAATTCGCGTGCCAAATCGTCGCCGGAATATGGCTGTAAGTTTACCAATAAGAAATATCATTTAAGGTCGGCGCCGGATGATGGCGCGGGCTGCCAACAGGGCAAATAATGACCGTACATTCGGACATGCCGGGTCACAATGATCCTGGTCTCATAGCACTGGCGATGCTGCTACGCTTTCATGGGGTCAGTGCGGACCCTGTGCAAATACGACACCATTGCGGCATGTCAGACGTAGGCACCGCTGAAATGGTGCGTTGCGCAAGAGAGTTTGGTCTCAAAGCACGTGAACTGAAGACGGATTGGGGGCGGCTACTCAAAACGCCTCTGCCTGCGATCGCCGCACTCAAAGACGGTGGGTTTCTTCTCCTTGGCAAGATCGGCGATGACAAGGTCGTCGCTCAGTCAACCAGGACGCCCCGGCCTGAATTGATGACGAGGGCCGATCTGGAAGCCATATGGGACGGGCGTCTCGTTCTCATGACGAAGCGTGCGAGCTTGACAGAGCTAACGCGCCGTTTTGATTTGTCTTGGTTTCTCGGGGCAATTCATAAATACCGCGCTCAACTCTATGAGGTGCTCATCGGATCCTTCTTCCTCCAGCTCCTCGGTCTCGCATCGCCGCTGTTTTTTCAAGCGGTTATCGACAAGGTGCTAGTGCAACGAAGTCTCAGCACCCTGGATGTGCTTGCAATCGGGCTCGTTGGGATAGGTCTGTTCGAGACTATTCTTAGCATCCTGCGTACTTACCTCTTTTCACATGCGACCAATCGTATCGATGTCGAACTCGGAGCGAGGCTGTTTCAGCACCTGCTTGCGTTGCCGACCGCATATTTCCAGGTCAGGCGGGTGGGCGATTCCGTGGCCCGTGTGCGTGAGCTCGAGAACATTCGAAACTTCCTTACGAGCTCGGCCCTGACGCTGGTTATCGATCTTTTTTTCACCTTTGTTTTTTTGGGCGTCATGCTTTGCTATTCGCCGCTCCTCACGGGAATCGTCGTCGCCGGATTCCCCCTCTACATATTGATCTCTGTCGGGGCAACGCCGCGATTTCGATATTTGCTCGACGAAAAATTCAAACGTGGTGCTGAGAACCAGGCTTTTCTTGTCGAATGCGTCAATGGCGTCGATACTTTGAAGGCGATGGCGATCGAACCGCAGATGCAAAGACGTTGGGAGGAGCAGCTGGCGGGGTATGTAGCTGCGAGTTTCAGGGTTCTCCGGCTTGGCAACTATGCAAGTAACAGCGTTCAATTCGTTAATAAGCTCGTGACAGCCGGCATCCTGTATTTTGGAGCTCGCCTTGTGATCGCGGGCGACCTGACGGTCGGCGAACTCGTTGCGTTCAACATACTTGCGGGCCGCGTGAGTCAGCCGATCTTGCGTCTCGTGCAGATCTGGCAGGACTTCCACCAGGCACAGATATCGGTGGATCGTCTCGGCGATATTCTCAACACTCCGCCTGAGCCCAGATTCAATCCGGCTCGCTCGGCATTGCCCGCCATCAAGGGAGACGTCAGTTTCGACCGGGTCGTTTTTCGTTATCGTCCCGACGGACCCGAGGTGCTGCACAAGGTTAGTTTCGATATTTCCGCCGGGCAGGTGATCGGCATTGTTGGGCCTTCCGGTTCAGGTAAGAGCACCGTCGCCAAGCTGGTTCAACGCTTGTTCATTCCAGAGAGCGGTAGAATACTGATTGATGGCGTCGACATATCCATGGTCGACACGTCTTGGTTGCGTCGGCAGATCGGTGCCGTGTTGCAGGAGAGCGTTCTTTTCAATCAGTCCATTCGAGACAATATCGCGTTGTCAGATCCTAGCATGTCGATCGAACGGGTCGTGGAGGCCGCAAAACTAGCAGGCGCTCACGAATTCATTCTCGAACTTCAGGAGGGGTATGATACGGTCGTGGGAGAACGCGGTACGAGTCTATCGGGCGGACAGCGACAGCGAATTGCCATCGCGCGCGCTCTTGTGACAAATCCGCGCATTCTCATTTTCGACGAAGCGACGAGTGCGCTCGACTATGAAAGCGAGCGCATCATCCAGGACAACATGCGCCGGATCGCGCAAGGCCGGACGGTATTCATTATCGCTCATCGCCTCTCAACCGTGCGGCGGGCAAATCGAATATTTACCATCGATCGCGGTCGCTTGGTCGAAGACGGAACTCACGACGAGCTGATCACGAGTGGGGGGCGCTATGCCGCGCTTCATCGAATGCAGTCAGACATTCAGGAAGTTCGGTAGCAATCGTTAGTGATCGTTAGCAATTGTTGCTGGAGATCGAAGCAGTTGGTTTTATCGCACTATCTGAGAAGTCCTTGCAGCGCCGCCTGAAATGCGTCATGACTTCAATGCAATGTTTGCGCGTTGCTGCGATTCTAAACCGAGACGATCTTGATGGCCCACAAGTTGAACTTCGATAACATGTCAGTCGATGAGTTGTGGCATCTGCACGAGGAGATCGGGCGGGTTTTATCAATGCGTCTTACAACCGAAAAGCGGGAGTTGGAGAAGCGTCTTGCGCAACTGCGCCGGGAGAATGACGCTCGGCATGCGAATGCGCAATCCTCCTCCGACTTGGAGCGCATCCGCCGTAAGTATCCGCAAGTACTGCCGAAATACCGTAATCCGAACTCCCCGACCGAAACTTGGTCCGGCCGAGGAAAGCAGCCGCGTTGGTTGGTGGCAGCTTTGAAAACAGGTCGCCAAATTGAAGAATTCGCGATCTCTCAGTCTGGAGCCGCCAAGCGGAAGTCTGGCGATCGTCGGCAAAAGGGACACGCCTCCCGCGTTTGAGACCGCTAGGCCTGCGGTTGCCAGGTCACTACCTCTGATAGAACATCATTTAATCTTATATCTGTAATTGCTTCATGCGGTCCATTCCGCGTACTGCTCCGGAGTCTGGAAAGCGATGGGCCGCGATAGCAGCCCATGTTGTTCCTGCCTCAGCGTGATAGGCAAGCGCCGTAAGAGCGTGAGGGCTGGCCGCTCTGGACGGTTCCGTTGCCGCTCATGCAGGACTGCTTGAGCAGAAAGCGCGGCTGATGCTCGTCGCGCTAGACTAAGCTGATGCTCGTCGCGCTATGCTAACTGCAGCTCTGTGCCGAACAATTTCAGATTGGATACGGCGTCTCTCAGATCTTTCCAGTCCGACAATCGCTCCGGCGGAACGCCGGCAATTCCATCTAGGTCGACGATTGGTCTCGCTTGAAAACGACTCACATAGGCGTTGCCAAAGTCGCTGCTCAGGAATTCTTCGACCTGCGCTGTCCACGCTCGTTTGTGGGATCGGCAGGCGTCGGTATCCCTGTCTGAATCACGAAGTCTCGCCAGGAGCACTTGCCCTTCATCAATGAGATAGGCAAGTCTTTCGCGAGTCTGTGCAACCTCCATAGCGATTTTCCGGGTTTTCTGACCTCGCGCATATCGCGCTACGGGCGCTACGCCAAAGTTCAGCAGGCTTCGCGTGATCTCCAGCGGGAAGTGGATCGCCGCCAATACCAAAGTCGCCGCCAAGAATTGGCCCACATTGATGAGCGCGTCCATACGTTGTCCCAGATGAAGGGGTCTTGGCACCGCACATTCTGAAAATCCGAATTTAATTTGCGGTTATAGGCTCCAATCTCAGAATTTTATGCTTTGTCCATTTAACTAATTCTCTGAGGACTTTATATAGTTATATTTCAATTTGTCTCGTGCCAGCGGCGCGATAAAAAACCTCCCCTTTGGGGCAGAGGCAAAGGCGCAGTTGGGACTTCGATTATCATTTGCGACGGTATTTGAGTAGGGCGAATGGCGCTATTTTCCTTTAAACGAAATCTCGTCGGAAAAGTCCTTGGCCGCTTTAATGCGCAGAGTCGTTTCGAAAATTCCAGCAAAAGGTTTGAGGTGCCGGAAATTGACCCCGTCGATTGGAACGTTGAAGAATTTCGACGCCTGCTCGACGAACCGCTCAGATTGACAAATGAGTCCGTAACGTATGACGATACAGCGTCGGATGTGGGTAAGTCAGCCTTTACGGAGGGCGAGTCCGTCAAAGAAGAGTCCGCCGAAGCGAGACATCCGAATTCTGACGATCACAGGCTTTATTCTTTGGCGGAAGGCGATGCTCTTCTCCAGACGAAGGCTGATGACGATGAGATACTTTCACCCGTTGCTACGGGAGACGAAACTTATGGTGATCCGTCTACGATAACCCCTCATTCGCAAATAGAGCCAAGCGTCGAGCCTGAATTAGCTTCATCGCAAGCGAACGAAGGCCAGCTTATCGGGAATGCAAGACCCGTTCTTGTGGTCAACATCGAGGTGGCACTGGCGGCCAGAGTCGATGCCGTTAACGAATGGGTGCCGACAGATCACCCCGAAGAAAAAACTGCTCACCCTTCGCTGATTGACGTAGAGTCGGTAACGATAGTTGAAGCGCCTTTCGGGCTGCTTGAGGCCAGCTCGCAGGAGGTGCGCGCTCCGCTCGAGGATGATGGGCCTGATGTCTATCCTGACAACCAGCCGATCTTGGGCGATGTTCCTAGCTCTTGCTTCCCGGCGAACGAGACAGTTTATTTGCCTCCATCGGCTCCCGTTGCGTCGAGCACTGCTCCGGCTCGGAATATAGTTGCTGATCGATCAGGCATACCCTTAGACACGTTGTTGCAGAAAAGTTCTGAGGCTTACCCGGCCGATCTTGGAGACCACATTGCTTTGGCAGGTGATGCCGAAACCGATCTTGTTTTGCCGGAAGCGAGTGAGGCATTCCATGTTCTAATTTCGGTGCTCAATTCGGAGACGAAGTCAGCAATTGGGGGCGATCCGGAGTCTGAACACTTTGATCCACCGGCAATCTATTCGGCTGAATCGGCTCTCGCCGTATCCGCACCGCCCTATGCCGTTTCGTCGACACCGGCTGAGGAGGCCGATGCGGACCCAATTGCTGGCGGTTACTCTCCATCCGCGCCTGAAGGGGGCGACGACGTTAGCAAATTGGTCTCTCCGGGCTCAGATGGCCTCGACTCGCGTGATCACCCTTTTGCGCGGCGAAGTGCTT encodes the following:
- a CDS encoding HlyD family type I secretion periplasmic adaptor subunit, which encodes MKSTSKLLPFPTAPKPRNHEELEFLPAALEIVETPPSPLGRAIGATILAMLVLGLAWSAFGRVDIVATATGKVIPTGRSKIIQPFETGVLRSIRVSEGEFVKSGQTLIELDPTINDGEINHLQSDLQSAQLDTARLRAALADTDDPLGAFHPPATASPDRVAMQRQFLIAQVSEHRAKIASLDGQKAQKEAALASISATISKLDAIIPTIEERVNIRKNLNEFGSRLQYFEVLQQLTESQQERLVQKSHVAEMQAAITTILETRSQTKAEYRRILLAELAEAERKAAGFTADLSKAEQRAKLQSLTAPVSGTVQQLAVHTIGGVVTPAQALMVIVPVDSSLEIEASVNNRDIGFIHTGDEVAIKVDTFDFTRYGLLHGRVLSISSDSVTRDVSGEKTADKQATGSMNTTSEPKGQEMTYVARISVPDPHLQIDDRIVSLSPGMAITAEIKTGSRRIIGYLLSPLMKYRQESLRER
- a CDS encoding type I secretion system permease/ATPase, with translation MTVHSDMPGHNDPGLIALAMLLRFHGVSADPVQIRHHCGMSDVGTAEMVRCAREFGLKARELKTDWGRLLKTPLPAIAALKDGGFLLLGKIGDDKVVAQSTRTPRPELMTRADLEAIWDGRLVLMTKRASLTELTRRFDLSWFLGAIHKYRAQLYEVLIGSFFLQLLGLASPLFFQAVIDKVLVQRSLSTLDVLAIGLVGIGLFETILSILRTYLFSHATNRIDVELGARLFQHLLALPTAYFQVRRVGDSVARVRELENIRNFLTSSALTLVIDLFFTFVFLGVMLCYSPLLTGIVVAGFPLYILISVGATPRFRYLLDEKFKRGAENQAFLVECVNGVDTLKAMAIEPQMQRRWEEQLAGYVAASFRVLRLGNYASNSVQFVNKLVTAGILYFGARLVIAGDLTVGELVAFNILAGRVSQPILRLVQIWQDFHQAQISVDRLGDILNTPPEPRFNPARSALPAIKGDVSFDRVVFRYRPDGPEVLHKVSFDISAGQVIGIVGPSGSGKSTVAKLVQRLFIPESGRILIDGVDISMVDTSWLRRQIGAVLQESVLFNQSIRDNIALSDPSMSIERVVEAAKLAGAHEFILELQEGYDTVVGERGTSLSGGQRQRIAIARALVTNPRILIFDEATSALDYESERIIQDNMRRIAQGRTVFIIAHRLSTVRRANRIFTIDRGRLVEDGTHDELITSGGRYAALHRMQSDIQEVR
- a CDS encoding H-NS family nucleoid-associated regulatory protein: MAHKLNFDNMSVDELWHLHEEIGRVLSMRLTTEKRELEKRLAQLRRENDARHANAQSSSDLERIRRKYPQVLPKYRNPNSPTETWSGRGKQPRWLVAALKTGRQIEEFAISQSGAAKRKSGDRRQKGHASRV